One genomic window of Arthrobacter sp. KBS0703 includes the following:
- the ureG gene encoding urease accessory protein UreG, translating into MTEPIKIGIGGPVGAGKTQLVERLTRHMSREISMAAITNDIYTIEDAKILAANGILPEDRIIGVETGGCPHTAIREDTSMNTAAIEELKKRHPDLQVIFVESGGDNLSATFSPELVDFSIYIIDVAQGEKIPRKAGQGMIKSDLFIINKTDLAPHVGADLAVMERDSREFRGAKPFCFTNLKTDEGLDAVIEWVRRDVLMLDLAR; encoded by the coding sequence ATGACTGAACCCATCAAGATCGGCATCGGTGGGCCGGTTGGCGCCGGAAAGACCCAGCTCGTGGAGCGGCTCACCCGCCACATGAGCCGTGAGATTTCCATGGCCGCCATCACCAACGACATCTACACCATCGAGGACGCCAAGATCCTGGCCGCCAACGGGATCCTGCCTGAGGACAGGATCATCGGCGTCGAGACCGGAGGCTGCCCCCATACGGCGATCCGCGAGGACACCTCGATGAACACGGCGGCCATCGAGGAGCTCAAGAAGCGGCACCCGGACCTGCAGGTGATCTTCGTGGAGTCCGGCGGCGACAACCTCTCCGCCACGTTCAGCCCGGAACTGGTGGACTTCTCGATCTACATCATCGACGTCGCCCAGGGTGAGAAGATCCCGCGGAAGGCCGGGCAGGGCATGATCAAGTCCGATCTCTTCATCATCAACAAAACCGACCTCGCGCCGCACGTGGGAGCAGACCTCGCCGTCATGGAACGGGACTCCCGCGAGTTCAGGGGCGCCAAGCCGTTCTGCTTCACCAACCTGAAAACTGACGAAGGCCTGGACGCCGTCATCGAATGGGTGCGGCGCGACGTCCTGATGCTCGACCTGGCGCGATGA
- a CDS encoding urease accessory protein UreF, producing the protein MPNTRTEAEPGGRACRDQISAGSISGGYRFALQQLTDSALPTGAFAHSLGFETYIERGLVHDEGSFGVWLSAFIRQQLTYSDGLAIRFLYEGAGVEELDSMLTAQLLPRQLREASIKMGTRLLEIGAEVFPSPELAAYTELVTTGRSAGHQPLAFAVVARSLGVPLPESLAAYLFAAVTSLTQNAVRAIPLGQNAGQRLLRKASDGVAAAVEEVGHLTPDDFGAVSPGLEISQMRHERQRARMFMS; encoded by the coding sequence ATGCCGAACACTCGCACTGAGGCCGAGCCCGGTGGCCGAGCTTGTCGGGACCAGATTTCGGCGGGCTCAATCAGCGGGGGCTACCGGTTCGCCCTGCAGCAGCTGACCGACTCGGCGCTTCCCACCGGGGCGTTTGCGCACTCGCTGGGGTTTGAGACCTACATTGAGCGCGGGTTGGTTCATGATGAGGGCTCGTTCGGGGTGTGGCTGTCCGCGTTCATCCGGCAGCAGCTGACCTACTCGGACGGGCTGGCCATCCGGTTCCTCTACGAGGGCGCCGGGGTCGAGGAGCTGGATTCGATGCTGACTGCGCAGCTTTTGCCGCGGCAGCTGCGGGAGGCCAGCATCAAGATGGGCACGCGGCTGCTGGAAATCGGTGCTGAGGTCTTCCCGTCGCCCGAGCTCGCAGCGTACACGGAGCTGGTGACCACCGGCCGTTCCGCCGGCCATCAGCCGCTGGCGTTCGCCGTCGTCGCCCGTTCACTGGGAGTGCCTTTACCGGAGTCGCTCGCCGCGTACCTTTTCGCCGCGGTCACCTCGCTGACCCAGAACGCGGTCCGTGCCATTCCGCTGGGGCAGAACGCCGGCCAGCGGTTGCTGCGGAAGGCGTCCGACGGCGTTGCTGCCGCCGTCGAGGAGGTCGGTCACCTCACGCCGGACGACTTCGGCGCCGTGAGCCCCGGCCTGGAAATTTCGCAAATGCGGCATGAGCGTCAACGTGCCCGCATGTTCATGAGTTAG
- the ureE gene encoding urease accessory protein UreE produces MIIEKILGNLHDQAAGQDPYFGLHKEKVVLPSAQLVKRIQRVTTDHGQELGIRLPAGSADLREGDVLHVAETNVIVVSVLPTDVLVIAPRTIHEMGVAAHSLGNRHLQAQFFDASSEYGAEVMVCQYDHTVEDYLKHVGVPYDRQERVMPVPFRHAEHSH; encoded by the coding sequence ATGATCATCGAGAAGATCCTGGGCAACCTGCACGATCAGGCCGCCGGCCAGGACCCCTACTTCGGGCTCCACAAGGAGAAGGTGGTGCTGCCGAGCGCCCAGCTGGTCAAACGGATCCAGCGCGTCACCACCGACCACGGCCAGGAACTCGGCATCCGGCTGCCCGCCGGTTCCGCTGACCTTCGCGAGGGCGACGTCCTCCACGTCGCCGAAACCAACGTGATCGTGGTGTCCGTGCTGCCCACCGACGTCCTGGTGATCGCACCGCGGACCATCCATGAGATGGGAGTCGCGGCCCACTCGCTGGGCAACCGGCACCTGCAGGCCCAGTTCTTCGACGCGTCCTCCGAGTACGGAGCCGAGGTCATGGTCTGCCAGTACGACCACACCGTGGAGGACTATCTCAAGCACGTCGGAGTGCCGTACGACCGCCAGGAACGCGTCATGCCAGTCCCCTTCCGCCATGCCGAACACTCGCACTGA
- the ureC gene encoding urease subunit alpha, whose protein sequence is MSFELSRKQYADLYGPTTGDAIRLADTDLFLEIEKDLTVYGEEVVFGGGKVIRDGMGQNGQVTRDGELPSGGAERLDVPDTVITNVVVLDYTGIYKADVALKDGHIFKIGKAGNPQIADGVDIVIGASTEIIAGERKILTAGGVDTHIHFISADQVPAALCSGVTTMVGGGTGPAEGTKATTVTPGKWHIQRMLQAAEGLPINIGLLGKGHASAVEPLAEQIRAGAVGLKVHEDWGSTTSSIDTSLKVADEYDVQVAIHTDTLNECGFVEDTIRAIGGRVIHTFHTEGAGGGHAPDIIKIAGLPNVLPASTNPTLPYTRNTIEEHLDMLMVCHHLNPDIPEDVAFADSRIRAETIAAEDVLQDLGIFAITSSDSQAMGRVGEVIIRTWQVADKMKKQRGVLKDPAGGAHGSAAGQGADSDNFRLKRYVAKYTINPAIAQGMADSVGSVEEGKFADLVLWDPAFFGVKPELVLKGGQIAYALMGDANASIPTPQPRTMRPMFATFGKALQQSSITFLSQAAIDAGVPEELGLEKVIRPVAGIRSLSKADLKYNDATPDIQVDPETYKVTVDGEDVTCEPSDVLPMAQRYFLF, encoded by the coding sequence GTGAGTTTCGAATTGTCCCGCAAGCAGTACGCGGACCTGTACGGCCCGACGACGGGTGACGCCATCCGCCTGGCGGACACCGACCTGTTCCTGGAGATCGAAAAGGACCTCACCGTTTACGGCGAGGAAGTGGTGTTCGGCGGCGGCAAGGTCATCCGCGACGGCATGGGCCAGAACGGGCAGGTGACCCGCGACGGCGAGCTGCCGAGCGGAGGCGCTGAAAGGCTGGACGTCCCGGACACCGTGATCACCAATGTGGTGGTGCTGGACTACACGGGGATCTACAAGGCAGACGTCGCCCTGAAAGACGGCCACATTTTCAAGATCGGGAAGGCTGGCAACCCGCAGATCGCCGACGGCGTGGACATTGTGATCGGCGCCAGCACCGAAATCATCGCGGGGGAGCGCAAGATCCTCACCGCCGGCGGCGTGGACACCCACATCCATTTCATCTCCGCAGACCAGGTGCCCGCGGCGCTGTGCAGCGGCGTGACCACCATGGTGGGCGGAGGGACCGGCCCGGCGGAAGGCACCAAGGCCACCACCGTGACTCCCGGAAAGTGGCACATCCAGCGCATGCTGCAGGCCGCCGAAGGGCTCCCCATCAACATCGGCCTGCTGGGCAAGGGCCACGCCTCCGCCGTCGAGCCGCTGGCCGAACAGATCCGGGCCGGGGCGGTGGGCCTGAAGGTCCACGAGGACTGGGGATCCACGACGTCCTCGATCGACACCTCCCTGAAGGTCGCCGACGAATACGACGTCCAGGTGGCCATCCACACGGACACCCTGAACGAATGCGGCTTCGTGGAGGACACCATCCGGGCCATCGGCGGCCGCGTGATCCACACCTTCCACACCGAGGGAGCCGGCGGCGGCCACGCGCCGGACATCATCAAGATCGCCGGGCTGCCCAACGTCCTTCCGGCGTCCACGAACCCCACGCTGCCGTACACGCGCAACACCATCGAAGAGCACTTGGACATGCTCATGGTGTGCCATCACCTGAACCCGGACATCCCGGAGGACGTGGCGTTCGCCGACTCCCGCATCCGCGCCGAAACCATTGCCGCCGAGGACGTCCTGCAGGACCTGGGCATCTTCGCCATCACCTCCTCCGACTCGCAGGCCATGGGCCGGGTGGGCGAGGTGATCATCCGCACGTGGCAGGTGGCGGACAAGATGAAGAAGCAGCGCGGCGTGTTGAAGGATCCTGCCGGCGGTGCACACGGTTCGGCTGCCGGCCAGGGAGCGGACAGCGACAACTTCCGGCTCAAGCGGTACGTGGCGAAGTACACGATCAACCCGGCCATCGCCCAGGGCATGGCCGACTCCGTCGGCTCGGTCGAGGAGGGCAAGTTCGCGGACCTGGTGCTGTGGGACCCGGCGTTCTTCGGCGTGAAGCCGGAGCTCGTGCTCAAGGGCGGCCAGATCGCCTACGCACTGATGGGCGACGCCAACGCCTCCATCCCCACGCCGCAGCCGCGGACCATGCGCCCCATGTTCGCCACGTTCGGCAAGGCCCTGCAGCAGTCCTCCATCACCTTCCTGTCCCAGGCCGCGATTGACGCGGGCGTACCGGAAGAACTGGGGCTGGAGAAGGTCATCCGGCCGGTCGCCGGGATCCGGTCGCTGTCCAAGGCCGACCTGAAATACAACGACGCCACCCCGGACATCCAGGTAGATCCGGAAACATACAAGGTGACGGTGGACGGCGAGGACGTCACGTGCGAACCTTCGGACGTGCTGCCCATGGCACAGCGCTACTTCCTCTTCTAG
- a CDS encoding urease subunit beta yields MIPGEYVLQGEPVVINAGREAIDVVVVNTGDRPVQVGSHYHFAEANRALEFDRRAAYGRRLDIPAGTAARFEPGDSKTVRLIALAGSREVFGLSNAVNGSLGAAQSAPENAGGAQ; encoded by the coding sequence ATGATTCCGGGAGAGTACGTTCTGCAGGGTGAGCCTGTGGTGATCAACGCGGGCCGCGAGGCGATCGACGTCGTCGTAGTCAACACCGGTGACCGCCCCGTGCAGGTGGGTTCGCACTACCACTTCGCCGAAGCCAACCGGGCGCTCGAGTTCGACCGCCGGGCCGCTTACGGGCGCCGGCTCGACATCCCCGCCGGCACGGCCGCGCGCTTCGAACCCGGTGACAGCAAGACCGTGCGGCTGATCGCACTGGCCGGCAGCCGGGAGGTCTTCGGGCTGAGCAACGCGGTGAACGGCAGCCTTGGCGCGGCACAGTCCGCACCGGAAAACGCGGGGGGAGCACAGTGA
- a CDS encoding urease subunit gamma produces MHLLPREQEKLMIVVAADLARRRQARGLRLNFPEAVAIISYELIEGARDGRTVADLMSYGTTLLSRDDVMEGVPEMIHDVQVEATFPDGTKLVTVHDPIR; encoded by the coding sequence ATGCATCTGCTGCCCCGCGAGCAGGAAAAGCTCATGATCGTGGTCGCCGCCGACCTCGCCCGCCGCCGCCAGGCGCGGGGGCTCAGGCTGAATTTTCCGGAGGCCGTTGCCATCATCAGCTACGAACTAATTGAGGGTGCGCGGGACGGGCGGACCGTGGCCGACCTGATGAGCTACGGCACCACCCTGCTCAGCCGCGACGACGTCATGGAAGGCGTGCCGGAAATGATCCACGACGTCCAGGTCGAGGCCACCTTCCCTGACGGCACCAAGCTCGTCACCGTCCACGATCCCATCCGCTAA
- a CDS encoding LacI family DNA-binding transcriptional regulator, translated as MAVTMNDVARAAGVSLKTVSNVLNDYEFIRPATKQKVLDAIAELGYEANLTARSLRSGKSRMLGLVLSDLSVPYYAELASRLMTVASARGYRVLVEQSAAGEANELSALQGTFRQLTDGLLFTPLALGADAVANRRGSKPLVMLGEHIEDPRFDLVTMKNVGAARALTAHLLAGGRRRIAVIGASAEDSAGSPGLRLTGYREALAAAGVDFDPALIVPAEWRRDGGAAAVGELLGSGADFDAVFGLNDALALGAMHELQIRGVNVPADVAVAGFDDIDEARFASPSLTTVAPGMDDIAERSVALLIDRIEGTQKAEQGVHVEVEFELRIRASAP; from the coding sequence ATGGCCGTGACCATGAACGATGTTGCCCGTGCCGCGGGAGTTTCCCTCAAGACGGTGTCCAACGTGCTCAACGACTACGAGTTCATCAGGCCGGCCACCAAGCAGAAGGTGCTGGATGCGATCGCCGAGCTGGGCTACGAGGCCAACCTGACGGCGCGGAGCCTCCGGTCCGGAAAGTCCCGGATGCTGGGCCTGGTCCTGTCGGACCTCTCCGTGCCGTACTACGCCGAGCTCGCTTCCCGGCTCATGACGGTTGCCTCAGCCCGGGGCTACCGGGTGCTCGTGGAGCAGTCTGCGGCAGGGGAGGCGAACGAACTCAGCGCACTGCAGGGTACATTCCGCCAGCTCACGGACGGGCTACTTTTCACCCCCCTGGCGCTGGGGGCGGACGCTGTGGCCAACCGGCGCGGAAGCAAGCCGCTCGTAATGCTTGGGGAGCACATCGAAGATCCCCGGTTCGACCTCGTCACCATGAAGAATGTCGGAGCGGCGCGGGCTCTCACGGCCCACCTCCTGGCGGGCGGCCGCCGCCGGATAGCAGTGATCGGGGCGTCGGCGGAGGATTCCGCCGGCAGCCCGGGCCTGCGCCTGACCGGTTATCGGGAGGCGCTCGCCGCCGCGGGAGTGGATTTTGACCCGGCGCTTATTGTGCCGGCCGAGTGGCGCCGCGACGGCGGCGCCGCCGCCGTGGGGGAGCTGCTGGGGAGCGGAGCGGATTTTGATGCCGTCTTCGGACTCAACGACGCCTTGGCGCTCGGGGCCATGCACGAACTGCAGATCCGCGGCGTCAACGTGCCGGCGGACGTCGCCGTGGCCGGCTTTGACGACATCGACGAGGCAAGGTTCGCCTCGCCGTCGCTCACCACTGTTGCCCCGGGCATGGACGACATTGCCGAACGGTCCGTCGCGTTGCTGATCGATCGGATCGAAGGCACCCAGAAGGCGGAGCAAGGAGTGCACGTCGAAGTGGAGTTTGAGCTGAGGATCCGAGCCTCGGCGCCCTGA
- a CDS encoding glutamyl-tRNA reductase → MAQNPEVPIAAWAVAEGAATDRGLFALVASHRGARAAGFPEPVRAAAGERATGMEFLAQLGSGPLRITSAVIADLPGIAGAVVLSTCNRFEVYCETAPGARPETARENVLSVISMCSAVPRHELSQSFDALTGPAMTEHLFSVGAGLDSAVIGEREIAGQLRRSLASAQESGTASGALVRLFQGASRAARDVGALTTLGDAGRSMVSVALDLATARLGIGPRPDLDQTGGDQAAGDQGRRNQAGRGLAGLSVVVIGTGAYAGSTMALLAAGQCTRVSVFSWSGRAEAFAASRGAAALTRDNLQAAILNADVVIGCSGRGPRLGADDFRAFRQGATADLVVVDLALSRDFEPGAGELPGVELISLEDVRLASPPEHTDVVRQAKELIRQAAVKFEEDQQARLMDPAIVALRGHMQQVLAGEIARVKNEHGCTATAEAVEFALRRVVRQLLHVPTARARELAAAGRQDDYTAALEALYGLNVEAGVLQYAGPGDVDAPAATRDGAGSICPGQGEGREEPFLTLPAAS, encoded by the coding sequence TTGGCGCAGAATCCTGAGGTGCCCATCGCGGCATGGGCAGTCGCGGAGGGGGCCGCCACAGACCGGGGGCTGTTTGCCCTGGTCGCCTCGCATCGCGGTGCCCGGGCTGCCGGGTTTCCGGAGCCGGTGCGGGCCGCCGCAGGTGAACGCGCAACGGGCATGGAGTTCCTGGCACAGCTGGGCTCGGGGCCCCTGCGGATCACGTCGGCGGTCATCGCGGACCTGCCCGGCATCGCCGGCGCCGTTGTACTGTCAACCTGCAACCGCTTCGAGGTCTACTGCGAAACCGCCCCCGGCGCCCGCCCTGAAACAGCCCGGGAGAACGTGCTGTCCGTCATCAGTATGTGTTCCGCCGTTCCCCGGCACGAACTCAGCCAGTCCTTTGACGCACTGACAGGTCCCGCCATGACCGAGCACCTGTTCTCGGTGGGGGCGGGCCTTGACTCGGCGGTGATAGGCGAGCGGGAGATCGCGGGGCAGCTGCGGCGGTCCCTCGCTTCTGCGCAGGAATCCGGCACCGCCAGCGGAGCGCTTGTCCGGCTGTTCCAGGGCGCTTCCCGCGCGGCACGGGATGTGGGCGCGCTGACCACGCTGGGCGACGCCGGCCGGTCCATGGTCTCGGTGGCCCTGGACCTGGCAACCGCAAGACTCGGCATCGGGCCGCGGCCGGACCTGGATCAGACTGGTGGGGATCAGGCTGCTGGGGATCAGGGCCGCCGGAACCAGGCCGGCCGCGGCTTAGCCGGCCTGTCGGTCGTGGTCATCGGCACGGGCGCCTACGCGGGTTCCACCATGGCACTGCTGGCCGCCGGACAATGCACCCGGGTCTCCGTGTTCTCCTGGTCCGGACGGGCAGAGGCATTTGCCGCGTCCCGCGGCGCCGCAGCCCTGACCCGGGACAATCTGCAGGCGGCGATTCTCAACGCGGATGTGGTGATCGGATGCAGCGGCCGCGGACCGCGGCTTGGCGCTGACGACTTCCGCGCCTTCAGGCAGGGCGCAACGGCCGATCTCGTCGTCGTCGACCTCGCGCTCAGCCGGGACTTTGAACCGGGGGCCGGCGAGCTGCCGGGCGTTGAACTGATCTCGCTTGAGGACGTGCGGCTCGCCTCGCCGCCCGAACACACGGACGTAGTCCGGCAGGCCAAAGAGCTGATCCGGCAGGCGGCGGTGAAGTTCGAGGAGGACCAGCAGGCCCGCCTCATGGACCCTGCCATTGTGGCCCTGCGCGGCCACATGCAGCAGGTCCTCGCCGGGGAAATTGCACGGGTGAAGAACGAGCACGGCTGTACTGCCACGGCGGAAGCAGTCGAGTTCGCACTCCGGCGCGTCGTGCGGCAGCTCCTTCATGTTCCCACCGCCCGGGCGCGGGAGCTCGCCGCGGCCGGGCGGCAGGACGACTACACCGCGGCGCTCGAGGCCCTCTACGGGCTGAACGTGGAAGCGGGGGTCCTGCAGTATGCAGGCCCAGGAGACGTTGACGCGCCGGCCGCCACCCGGGACGGTGCTGGAAGCATCTGTCCCGGACAGGGTGAGGGCCGTGAGGAGCCGTTCCTCACCCTTCCCGCCGCGAGCTAG
- a CDS encoding YciI family protein, with protein MTKYLISFPSEAMVLTDEEFPIVFAESHAVIQEAKAAGVYVFGGGIEEDVDPVMVSADGSVSPEIYPGSELKGGFTVLELPTREDAVEWARKIAVACRCSQELREFGYDPAS; from the coding sequence ATGACCAAATACCTCATCTCGTTCCCGAGCGAAGCCATGGTGCTCACCGACGAGGAGTTCCCGATCGTCTTCGCCGAATCCCACGCTGTGATCCAGGAGGCGAAAGCTGCCGGCGTCTACGTATTCGGCGGCGGGATCGAGGAGGACGTCGACCCCGTGATGGTCTCCGCCGACGGGTCGGTCAGCCCCGAGATCTATCCGGGCTCCGAACTCAAGGGCGGGTTCACCGTGCTGGAACTGCCGACGCGCGAGGACGCGGTCGAGTGGGCGAGGAAGATCGCGGTGGCGTGCCGTTGCTCGCAAGAGCTCCGCGAGTTCGGGTACGACCCGGCGAGCTAG
- a CDS encoding alpha-N-arabinofuranosidase: protein MSTPAANSAKITIDPAFTVGPVRRRTFGAFVEHLGRCVYTGIFEPEHPMADADGFRADVLELTRELGVSTVRYPGGNFVSGYRWEDGVGPAEERPARLDLAWHSTDPNLVGVDEFAKWSVKAGVEPMMAVNLGTRGTQEAVDLLEYCNIDGGTAFSDRRRANGAEQGYGIRMWCLGNEMDGPWQIGHKNALEYGRVAADAARAMRMVDPDLELVACGSSAPGMDTFGEWERVVLTETYELVDLVSAHQYFEDLGDLQEHLSAGHRMDSFIRDIISHIDHVKSVKKTAKQVNISFDEWNVWHAGRDESKVPSGKDWPVAPALLEDRYSVADAVVVGDLLVTLLRHTDRVHSASLAQLVNVIAPIMTEPGGRAWKQTIFHPFALTSRYAAGTVLQLAVESPWLSGGKTEDFAALSAVATFDAEAGEAVVFAVNRSAAEALSLDAAVAGLGNNVRLIEAVTFANKDPYWHATADDSTSVLPAENVSVKLDGGRLTAVLPAVSWTMIRLAVES from the coding sequence ATGAGCACTCCAGCCGCCAATTCCGCGAAAATCACCATTGATCCCGCCTTCACCGTGGGGCCGGTGAGGCGCAGGACGTTCGGCGCCTTCGTCGAGCACCTGGGCCGCTGCGTCTACACGGGCATCTTCGAGCCTGAGCACCCGATGGCGGACGCGGACGGCTTCCGGGCTGACGTCCTGGAACTGACGCGGGAACTGGGCGTCTCCACTGTCCGCTACCCGGGCGGGAACTTCGTGTCAGGCTACCGCTGGGAGGACGGCGTCGGCCCTGCGGAAGAGCGCCCCGCGCGGCTCGATCTCGCCTGGCACTCCACGGACCCCAACCTCGTGGGCGTGGACGAGTTCGCCAAATGGTCGGTCAAGGCCGGGGTGGAGCCCATGATGGCCGTGAACCTTGGCACGCGAGGCACGCAGGAAGCCGTGGACCTGCTGGAATACTGCAACATCGACGGCGGCACGGCGTTCTCGGACCGGCGCAGGGCCAACGGCGCCGAGCAGGGGTATGGCATCAGGATGTGGTGCCTGGGCAACGAGATGGACGGGCCCTGGCAGATCGGCCACAAGAACGCCCTGGAGTACGGCCGCGTGGCTGCGGACGCGGCGCGGGCCATGCGCATGGTTGACCCGGACCTCGAACTCGTGGCCTGCGGAAGCTCCGCGCCCGGCATGGACACCTTCGGTGAATGGGAGCGGGTGGTGCTGACCGAAACGTACGAGCTCGTGGACCTGGTCTCCGCGCACCAGTACTTCGAAGACCTCGGCGATCTTCAGGAACACCTCTCGGCCGGGCACCGGATGGACTCCTTCATCCGCGACATCATTTCCCACATCGACCATGTGAAGTCGGTGAAGAAGACCGCGAAGCAGGTCAACATCTCCTTTGACGAGTGGAACGTCTGGCACGCCGGCCGCGACGAATCCAAAGTTCCTTCAGGCAAGGACTGGCCCGTCGCCCCCGCCTTGCTCGAGGACCGCTATTCGGTGGCGGACGCCGTCGTCGTCGGCGACCTGCTGGTCACCCTGCTGCGCCACACCGACCGTGTCCACTCGGCGAGCCTTGCCCAGCTGGTCAACGTCATCGCCCCGATCATGACGGAACCGGGCGGGCGCGCCTGGAAGCAGACCATCTTCCACCCGTTCGCCCTGACCTCCCGGTACGCGGCCGGCACCGTCCTGCAGCTTGCAGTGGAGTCCCCCTGGCTGAGCGGCGGCAAAACCGAGGATTTTGCCGCGCTCTCCGCCGTGGCGACGTTCGATGCCGAGGCCGGGGAGGCCGTGGTTTTCGCGGTCAACCGATCAGCCGCTGAGGCGTTGTCGCTCGACGCCGCCGTGGCCGGGCTCGGCAACAACGTGCGGCTGATCGAGGCCGTCACCTTCGCCAACAAGGACCCGTACTGGCACGCGACGGCCGATGACTCCACGTCAGTGCTGCCCGCGGAGAACGTGAGTGTGAAGCTCGACGGCGGCCGCCTCACCGCCGTTCTCCCGGCCGTTTCGTGGACGATGATCCGCCTGGCCGTGGAGTCCTGA
- a CDS encoding S1C family serine protease: MVYSAEGLILTNEHVVRGRTDVEVAFADGRRVAGIVRATDAVSDLALV; this comes from the coding sequence GTGGTCTATTCGGCGGAGGGGCTGATCCTGACCAACGAACACGTGGTGCGGGGACGCACGGACGTTGAAGTGGCCTTCGCCGACGGCCGCCGCGTGGCCGGCATCGTGCGGGCCACCGATGCCGTTTCCGACCTCGCCCTCGTGTAG
- a CDS encoding S1C family serine protease, with protein sequence MIGSPLGFENTATAGIISGLHREIPGSAASSQSLVDLIQTDAAISPGNSGGALVNGRGEVVGISEAYIPPQSGAVALGFAIPAATAVKVADQLREDVTADHAFIGPTLGDITPQIAERLGLPDTRGALALAVPDGGPAAKAGIRSGDVLVKLDGEELAAPEDLLAALRSRSPGQTVTVEFRRGTETHEAKVQLVSRASQTG encoded by the coding sequence GTGATCGGTTCCCCGCTGGGATTCGAAAACACGGCGACGGCGGGCATCATCTCCGGCCTCCACCGCGAAATCCCCGGGTCCGCCGCCAGCAGCCAGTCCCTGGTGGACCTGATCCAGACCGACGCCGCAATCAGCCCCGGAAACTCCGGCGGCGCGCTGGTGAACGGCAGGGGCGAGGTGGTTGGAATCAGTGAGGCCTACATCCCGCCGCAGTCCGGAGCTGTAGCGCTTGGGTTTGCCATCCCCGCCGCCACCGCCGTCAAAGTGGCGGATCAGCTCCGCGAGGACGTCACCGCGGATCACGCCTTCATAGGCCCGACGCTGGGTGATATCACCCCGCAGATCGCCGAGCGCCTGGGCCTGCCGGACACGCGCGGCGCCCTGGCCCTCGCGGTCCCGGACGGTGGACCGGCCGCGAAGGCCGGCATCCGGTCCGGCGATGTCCTCGTGAAGCTCGACGGCGAAGAGCTGGCCGCGCCCGAGGACCTGCTCGCCGCCTTGCGGAGCAGGAGCCCGGGACAGACCGTGACCGTCGAATTCCGCCGGGGAACGGAAACCCACGAAGCGAAGGTCCAGCTCGTTTCGCGCGCTTCCCAGACGGGGTGA